One stretch of Ananas comosus cultivar F153 linkage group 6, ASM154086v1, whole genome shotgun sequence DNA includes these proteins:
- the LOC109711281 gene encoding probable L-type lectin-domain containing receptor kinase S.5 — MGGAGRSLLRRLPTAAAAALFLLLLLPPTAHSQSTPKENVTFSFSSFDDSFRSTNLTVNGDSSIAQGALQITPDTLNQASYLVNRSGRVLYSQPFKLWEYTPANVNGSSSSSSSNNGNSSSSSNSNSNSNKYVASFSTSFTINVFRQTNTTPGEGIAFLIAPSLDAPPPGSDGGYLGLTNATLDGNASNHFVAVELDTVKQPYDPDDNHVGLDVNGVVSVANASLDLQIAPVAPANYTLWIDYDGGVRRIRVYMAAEGRPQPPSPVLDAPLDLGQFVLQRSYFGFSASTGSDYELNCVLAWNMTVERLRDKKRLPRWALGLAVGLPCAALLLGLIAGLYYVRRRRVGDDPSMLAGALLRSLPGTPREFDYKELKKATNNFDEKMKLGQGGFGTVYEGVLVGAGDNGETIEVAVKKFARANTKGQEEFLAELTIINRLRHRHLVRLIGWCHQNGELLLVYDYMPEGSLDQHLFGGPEKPLLNWARRYNVLSGVASALHYLHNEYDQRVVHRDLKASNVMLDRDFNARLGDFGLARALDVDRTSYADLELDGVPGTLGYIAPECFHTGKATRESDVYGFGAVILEVVCGLRPRCEVGGFHYLVDWVWKLYREGRILEAVDVRLAGDFVGADAERLLLLGLACSHPIPGERPKTQDIMQILLRSMQPPAVPPFKPAFVWPSAVPDGDGETTTTTTASGLTGSSYYASSAGWTSNYVSRDGHVSEDDVPMV, encoded by the exons ATGGGCGGCGCAGGCCGatctctcctccgccgcctccccaCCGCGGCCGCTGCGGCTCTTTTCCTCCTGCTGCTCCTCCCGCCCACGGCCCACTCGCAGAGCACGCCGAAGGAGAACGTCACGTTCAGCTTCTCCTCCTTCGACGACTCGTTCCGATCGACGAATCTGACGGTGAACGGTGACTCGAGCATCGCCCAGGGCGCGCTTCAGATCACCCCGGACACGCTAAACCAGGCCTCCTACCTGGTCAACAGGTCCGGCCGCGTCCTCTACAGCCAACCCTTCAAGCTCTGGGAATACACCCCTGCCAACGTTAACggatcctcttcttcctcttcctccaacaacggcaacagcagcagcagcagcaacagcaacagcaacagcaacaagTACGTGGCCTCGTTCTCCACCTCCTTCACCATCAACGTCTTCCGCCAAACCAACACCACCCCGGGCGAGGGCATCGCCTTCCTGATCGCCCCCTCCCTCGACGCCCCTCCGCCGGGAAGCGACGGCGGCTACCTCGGGCTCACCAACGCCACCCTCGACGGCAACGCCTCCAACCACTTCGTGGCCGTGGAGCTGGACACCGTGAAGCAGCCCTACGACCCGGACGACAACCACGTGGGCCTCGACGTCAACggcgtcgtctccgtcgccaaCGCCTCCCTCGACCTCCAGATCGCCCCCGTCGCCCCCGCCAACTACACCCTGTGGATCGACTACGACGGCGGCGTACGCCGCATCCGGGTCTACATGGCCGCGGAGGGCCGCCCCCAGCCCCCCTCGCCGGTGCTCGACGCGCCGCTCGACCTGGGCCAGTTCGTGCTCCAGCGCTCCTACTTCGGCTTCTCGGCGTCGACGGGCTCGGACTACGAGCTCAACTGCGTGCTGGCGTGGAACATGACGGTGGAGAGGCTCCGCGACAAGAAGCGGCTGCCCAGGTGGGCGCTGGGCCTGGCCGTCGGACTGCCCTGCGCGGCCCTCCTGCTGGGCCTCATCGCGGGCCTCTACTACGTGAGGAGGCGGAGGGTCGGGGACGACCCCAGCATGCTCGCGGGGGCTCTGCTCAGGAGCCTGCCGGGGACGCCGCGGGAGTTCGACTACAAGGAGCTGAAGAAGGCCACCAACAACTTCGACGAGAAGATGAAGCTGGGGCAGGGGGGGTTCGGGACCGTCTACGAGGGCGTGCTCGTTGGGGCCGGGGACAACGGCGAGACCATTGAGGTGGCCGTCAAGAAGTTCGCCAGGGCCAACACCAAGGGCCAGGAGGAGTTCCTCGCCGAGCTCACCATCATTAATCGCCTCCGCCACAGGCACCTCGTCCGCCTCATCG GTTGGTGCCACCAGAATGGCGAGCTACTGCTGGTGTACGACTACATGCCGGAGGGGAGCCTGGACCAGCACTTATTCGGCGGGCCGGAGAAGCCGCTGCTCAACTGGGCCCGCCGCTACAACGTCCTGAGCGGCGTGGCGTCAGCGCTGCACTACCTCCACAACGAGTACGACCAGCGTGTCGTCCACCGCGACCTCAAGGCGTCCAACGTCATGCTCGACCGCGACTTCAACGCCCGCCTCGGGGACTTCGGCCTCGCCCGCGCCCTCGACGTCGACCGCACCTCCTACGCTGATCTCGAGCTGGACGGCGTCCCCGGCACGCTCGGATACATCGCCCCCGAGTGCTTCCACACCGGAAAGGCCACCCGGGAGTCCGACGTCTACGGCTTCGGCGCCGTCATCTTAGAGGTCGTCTGCGGCCTCCGACCGCGATGCGAAGTTGGAGGCTTCCATTACCTCGTCGACTGGGTGTGGAAGTTGTACCGCGAGGGCCGAATTCTCGAGGCAGTGGACGTTAGGCTCGCCGGGGACTTTGTCGGGGCCGACGCTGAGCGGCTGCTCCTTCTCGGGCTCGCCTGCAGCCACCCAATCCCCGGGGAGCGGCCGAAGACGCAGGACATCATGCAGATCCTGCTGCGCTCCATGCAGCCGCCGGCGGTGCCGCCATTCAAGCCGGCGTTCGTGTGGCCGAGTGCAGTTCCGGACGGTGATGGGGAGACGACGACCACCACCACGGCGAGCGGCTTGACTGGGTCGTCGTACTACGCCTCTTCAGCTGGCTGGACCAGCAACTACGTCAGCAGAGATGGACACGTGTCCGAGGATGACGTGCCCATGGTGTGA
- the LOC109711756 gene encoding galactan beta-1,4-galactosyltransferase GALS1, with product MKPPSVRKDGGGGGGGGGGGGGGGGSAPIMAVSCFDLKPFIATLAVLTLVMALWQLQPYESFLSSRYSSPSCPLPSSNLSTANSTTHLPSQRLSSSSSSSSSSSFSPSNSTTTTTPAKTPTPAQLPQHKLSLSLPLLSVSPTPNSTTTTAAAAAAAAAATTTTAAATTTTSAARPAIASDPNKRLFRPYGSAAALFVQMGAYRGGPPTFAVVGLASKPAHVFGSPYFKCEWVPNPDPDPNLADRSPPPPPVRTKAYKILPDWGYGRVYTVVVVNCTFPSNPNARNSGGKLLLHAYYSTSSRRYEKFVALEEAPGAYDEARFSPPFKYEYLYCGSSLYGSLSASRVREWMAYHAHFFGPNSHFVFHDAGGVDPAVRAVLEPWVKAGWATVEDIRAQAEYDGYYYNQFLVVNDCLHRYRHAANWTFFFDVDEYLYLPNGQTLQSVLGKLSRYTQFTIEQNPMSSKLCTMDPKKDYSREWGFEKLVFRNSITGVRRDRKYAIQARNAYATGVHMSQNVYGRTTHRTESLIRYYHYHNSINILGEPCREFVPIPPGGNKTWFEGMPYVYDDSMKRVADKIKLFEKKIIGSAAT from the exons atGAAACCTCCCAGTGTGAGAAAAGatggtggtggcggtggtggtggtggcggcggtggtggtggtggtgggggatCGGCTCCCATCATGGCCGTGTCCTGCTTTGATTTGAAGCCCTTCATCGCCACCCTCGCCGTGCTAACCTTGGTGATGGCCCTCTGGCAACTTCAGCCCTACGAGTCCTTCCTCTCCTCTCGCTACTCCTCCCCGTCTTGTCCCCTCCCAAGCTCCAATCTTTCTACCGCCAACTCCACCACCCATCTCCCAAGCCAGaggctttcttcttcttcctcctcctcctcctcctcctccttttccccTTCTAattccaccaccaccacaacccCAGCCAAAACCCCAACGCCAGCCCAACTCCCGCAGCACAagctctctctttccctccccTTACTCTCCGTTTCCCCCACGCCCAATTCCActacaacaacagcagcagcagcagcagcagcagcagcagcaacaacaacaacagcagcagcaacaacaacaactagtGCAGCGAGACCAGCCATCGCATCGGACCCCAACAAGCGCCTTTTCCGGCCCTACGGGAGCGCCGCGGCGCTGTTCGTGCAGATGGGCGCCTACCGCGGCGGCCCGCCGACCTTCGCCGTCGTGGGCCTCGCCTCCAAGCCCGCCCACGTCTTCGGCAGCCCCTACTTCAAGTGCGAGTGGGTCCCCAACCCCGACCCCGACCCCAACCTGGCCGACCgctcccctcctccccctcccgtCCGCACCAAGGCCTACAAGATCCTCCCCGACTGGGGCTACGGCCGCGTCTAcaccgtcgtcgtcgtcaacTGCACCTTCCCCTCCAACCCCAACGCCCGCAACAGCGGGGGCAAACTCCTCCTCCACGCCTACTACTCCACCTCCTCCCGGAGGTACGAAAAGTTCGTAGCTTTGGAAGAAGCCCCCGGGGCTTACGACGAGGCCCGCTTCAGCCCTCCCTTCAAGTACGAGTATCTGTACTGCGGCTCCTCTCTCTACGGCAGCTTGAGCGCCAGCAGGGTGAGGGAGTGGATGGCCTACCACGCCCACTTCTTCGGGCCCAACTCCCACTTCGTCTTCCACGACGCCGGCGGGGTCGACCCGGCCGTGCGGGCGGTGCTGGAGCCCTGGGTGAAGGCCGGGTGGGCGACGGTTGAGGACATACGGGCGCAGGCGGAGTACGACGGCTATTACTACAATCAGTTCCTGGTGGTGAACGACTGCTTGCATCGGTATCGGCACGCCGCAAATTGGACCTTCTTCTTTGATGTGGACGAGTATCTGTATCTGCCGAACGGTCAGACGCTTCAGTCGGTCTTGGGAAAGCTATCGCGTTATACGCAGTTCACCATCGAGCAGAATCCCATGTCGAGCAAGCTCTGCACGATGGACCCCAAGAAGGACTACTCCAG GGAATGGGGGTTTGAGAAGCTGGTCTTCCGTAATTCTATCACCGGAGTACGCCGAGATCGTAAGTACGCAATCCAGGCCCGGAATGCATATGCCACGGGCGTCCACATGTCGCAGAATGTATATGGGAGGACCACCCACAGGACCGAAAGCTTAATCAGATACTATCACTATCACAACTCCATCAACATCTTAGGCGAGCCCTGCCGAGAATTTGTGCCGATTCCACCCGGCGGTAATAAGACTTGGTTCGAGGGGATGCCATATGTCTATGATGATAGTATGAAGCGCGTCGCAGATAAGATCAAGCTATTCGAGAAGAAAATTATCGGATCAGCTGCGACATAG